In Sphingobacterium sp. R2, the genomic stretch GTACCATATTACCGCACCTTTTTCCGCATTGGGGTTGATGTGTAAAACGTTGGTCGGCAAAATTCCGTTTGACTTCAAAAAGGCTTTGTTCTTTTCCTGTTCGGTATTGAGTGCCTTTGCCAAAACATTCGCTTCCTTTACGGTCAGTGGGTGAGCGTTAATAGGATTACCATTTTTGTCCATATCGAAATGCTCTACATAAACATCGGTATTGCTTCCTTTGGTTTCATAGAATACCAAAGCCGATTTTGGATGGTACAATGTGCCAAAGTCCTGTGTTATATCGTTAATCGTTTCCATAATTCCAATTTTTAAAAAGTGTGTAAAATGTCGCTTAGGCTGTGCAGTAATGTGAACAGTCGGTTTTCAAAACAAAGATTATTGGCGGTTATATCCCTGCCGTCAAATTGTTTTAGGATAATGGGTTCTTCCATTTGTCCGTATTCCTGTATTTCGTTGTTTACCAATTCTATAAGGGTTTCATTCAGCCAACCTTTGTAGTCAGCATAGAATGAAATATACTTTTCCATACCGATGATGTTTTCCATATCTTCTTCCGATGCTTCTCCGTTGGGTTTCGCATTACGGAATACGTTTTCATTCGGATAGGTCTGATAAAGGGAAAAGGCTTCTTTTGCTACGGTCAAACATTCGGTATCAAAATCATCTTTGGCTTTAAAGCTATTGATACGCTGTTCAAATACGGTAAGATTAATGCGATTGTAAATCCGTTGCTCCATATAATCCCCGATATATTCGGCTTGTTTTATCTCGGCAAGATAAACGGCTGTTTCATCTGTACTATCGTCTTGTTCCACCCAATCGTTCATCATTTCATACATCCAATACAGATAACTTGCTTCCTGTCTGTAATACGGTATGCCAGCTATGTGATACAGATAGGTACAAACAGATAACAATAAATGAGCGTTTCTTTTCCGCTTAGGATTGTGCAACATTCGATATAGTGAAGCAACGGGAATGTAAAAAAGTGTTGTTCCTGTATTGTAGCGTTCTTCACTTACAAAATAGGTTTTCTTACTGTCCTGTACCAAATGGATTTCTTCCCAATCCAAAACTTTTAGCTTTAGTTTTTCTTCTATATCCGACATAGCCAAAGCCATATTGTAGGGATAGGGAAATTGTCGGGTCTGCATCGGCTCAATTTGGTAATGCTCTGCCAATTTGGAAAGGGACTGATAAAAATCCCTTTCCGTTTTGTCTGATTTCCTGCAAGCCTGTACGGTTTTCGTTTCTTTCAGTTTAGGCAGAAAAATACACTTTAGAAAACCATTGGCAACATTGTTGTCGGAACTGATTTCCGTTTGTCTTTTCGCACTTCGTTTGTGTCCTTTGGCTTTTGCATCCAATTGGCGAACTCGTTTAATTGGCGGTGCAATTGCCGTTGGCGTTGCTGTTCGGGTATTGTGATAGTTCCCGATAGGATATGTTTGTGCATAGTTCATCGCTTTAAATATTTGGTTCAACCTTTTGTACCCATTACGCTTCTCAAATTTGTACTCTAATGCATCATCTTTTATCTGTGGTGCAGATGCTTTTGCGGTTGTAAGTATCGGGTACATATTGGCGTAAAAATTCATTACGGCTTCCACGCTCCAACGTGGTTCGGGGTCGGTCAGTCTGATGTCCTGTCCTTTATCTTTGAGTATAAACACTCGTTCTAATTTCGTTGCTAATAACATAAATTCTGATTTTTGGATTAACACTTTTATTCTTCTTCGTCCGTTTCATCTACAGGATAATCGGCTTTAACTTCTTCCGTTTTTGGCGGTTCGGGTGTGGTTTCTTCCATTGCTCCGAAAAGGCTCGGTGTGGCAAACTTGTCCGACAATGATGTTTTGAGTTTGCGTATCTCGTCTGCTTTTTCGGGAAACTCTGTTACGTCGGGAACTTTCATCCACGCTTCACGGAATTTGCCTTCTTTTTCGAGTTCGTCAGCCTTTGCCATTCCGTCTTTAAATTTCTTGTCTTTAGCTTCTTTTTCCTTTTTGGCTTTCTCGGTTTTTTCTTTTTCCATTGCCGATTGCTTTTTGACTTCTTCCATTTGTTTGATGAATTTTTCCATATCCACCATTACGCCCGAAACGGTTTGGATAGGTGCTTTTATCTGCTCAAAAAATCCCTCGTCAAATTCCTGTGGTGTGGCGTTAAATGTCAATGGAGGAATGAGGTTTTTGGCACTATCTCCACATTGTTCGTTATTGAGCAGTACCGATACAATTAGGTTGTTTTCTGCTCCTTTGGAAATGTTCAGTTGCAATACGCCTGTAAAGTCCAAAGCTTGTATCTGATTGAAAAAATTGGTATTCATCGTTCTGAAATTTTAATTGTTATCTATTCGTTTTTTGATTGCTGTAAGTTTCTCGTGTATGTCCGTTCAATAGGCTTTTTGTCTTTTGTCGAACTCGGAAAAACTTTTGTCCTCGTGGATGTATCCTGTATTCCGTTTGGCTATTTTGATAGCTTCTTTTAGGTTGGTTATTTCTATTTCGCAACCGTTCAAGTCATTAATTTTTACCATAATAAACCCTTCAATCTTCCAAAATTCTAGGTATAGGCTGTATTATTTCTATATTGTCCCAAACGTGATTGAAGATTTTGTTTATTTCGATATCTGACAATTTGTTGAGGAGCATAGCGTGATTGTATTCATTATGGATGTTAACACTTTTATCCTTAAAGGATCCTGTCGCAATTCTACATGTACTTTTTTCGCCCTTTATACACAGATGTAATGTGATGTCACCACCAAACTCATAAGCGAGTAAAATGGTTTCGTACAAGGGCATAGATCCTGGCATTGCTTTGTTTATTGTACAATCGTCAAATGCGACATTAGCAATTCGATTGAAAAATTCAAATCCTTCATGTTTTGCAACCTTTTTAGCGAACAATACATTTTCAATAGAACCTTTTGGGTTATCAAAGCCGTATAATAAGCTTGTGATAGTGAAAGAAAGTTTAGTTTTCATTTCTGTTATTTTTTAAGTAGGCTACCACCGTTTAAGGCAGTAGCTTGTTGTTATCTAATTAAGGTTTAGGATTTCCGCACCGTCCAAAGCAAAGGCGGTACACAGTTCAAATGCTTTTTGAGATTTTAATTGAGCTGTTCCGCCCATTACAATGCTCTGCAATTTGGCTTCGTCATTCTTGTAATTCCTTACATTCTGATAGTATCCTGTCACAGCGTTGTACGCTCCGAACAATGTGCCTTTGGTGGTGTCCATTTGTTGCGTGTCGCTTAACATCGCATATCTAAAAGCATCGTCAACCACATTTTTGAACACGGTTGAAACTTCATCTTCCGCACCTTTTTTGAGTAGGTCAAGCGTTTCCTTGTTCGGGCAAAGTGCCAATTGGATTAGCTTTTTGACCTCTTGGTCAGTTACTCTCACTTTCGACCAATTATTAAAGATGTTCTCTAATTGGTTGCTCAATGTATTTGCCAATCCCATAATCTTGTGGGCGTTTTCAATACGTTGTTTTGCTCCCGAAGTATGTTTGATACGGACTACGTTGGTCATATTGCGTAAGGAAGCATTCAGCGTGTTTTGGCATACGATACGGATAGGCGTAAAAGCGGCTGTAATACTTCCGCTACCATCGTGCGAAGTGGTAAGAAAAATGTACTTCTCGGTTACATCATCGCCATTACCTACACGGATATAGTCGGGCAGTTTGGCTGTAATAAAAATGCGTTCCCCGTTGCCCAATGCTCCTGCGGTTTCGTATAGAATACCCTCGCCACCACCTACAATAGCATCAAAGAAATTAAAGGCTTCACGGTTTTGTACAATGTGATAATCCTTACCAACCACGCCCAATACGGCATTGTTATCGGTTCGAATGTTGGCAAAATAGTTAGGTACTTCCAATTCGCTACTGCCTATCTCTATACCGTTGGCGGTTTCGACAATACCCGAACCTTTGGTAAACAATGGGGATTTAACCACCTCATAATCTAACCCTGCGTGTCGGATAGCTTCTTCGCTCGTTGGGTATTGCTCTACGATTTGCCCTAAACCGTGCCACGCTTTTTGTTTTACGCTGAAAAATGAATAACGTCCTGTTTGCTCGTTGAAATTGATATTGTGTGCCATAATGCTAAAATTTTGATGTTTGAAAAATGATTGAATACTTGTTGTTAAAATGGCAGGTCGTCCTCTGTTCCTTGTCCTGCTGTGCTTCCTGCTTGTGCAGTAGCCTGTACGGTTTCGGTTCTCTTGCCACCTCCATACAGTTTGATGTTTGATGTGTGGAAATTCAGTCCTGCTCTCGGCTCTCCGTCATTGCCTGTCCACGCTCTTGTGCTTACTCGTCCTGTGAGTTCTACCAAAGTGCCTTTTGTGAGTAGTGTGGCTACCTTTGCAGAAATCCAATAAGAGCAGTCGAAATAGGTGGTTTGCTCTATGCGTTCACCCTGCTTGTTTTTGTAGCTGTCGTTGGTCGCTACTGAAAAATTAACTACTTGTTTGTCCTGTGACGTTGTACGTACTTCCGCATCTCTTGTCAGTCTTCCGATGATGTTCATAATCGTTCCTGTTTTAAAAGTTTTACATTTTGTTACGTTTGCTTTTCTCGTTTCCTGCTTCCTGCTGTTGTTTGCTCGGCTTCGCTTCGCATAATTTTTCCAAAGAAAAACCGGAAAAAAGAAAGCAGACTATCAAGGCGGTCAGAGGGGAAAGCCAAAAGGAAACGGAATAATTGGAGGGTACCTTTAGGGAGGAAACCGTTTATGCCGTAGTCTTTTGGCTGGGATTGAGAGTGGGGTGACCGCCGTACTTTGGCTGCCTTTTTACCGGTTGATTATGGAAATATTCTGTCCTAAATTTTATGGGATAATTGACCAGGCGTTGAAAGCCTGTGATAGAGATTTGAAAAATATAAAGGAAGGAAAATAGCAGGGCTGTGTTTTTCAATTTTCTATTTGAAGAAGTAGTCATAAGCTCTTTTACTGCGAGGGAATGTGAGAGGTGTAAATGTGCTTAGACAACAAAAAATATGGACATAAAAAAAGCAGGATAGTTAGTCCTGCTTCTGTTCTATTAAAAAAAAATGCTATGATTTTTAAACCATAATTTCTTCGGCATCTAAAATTGCATCTGCGTTTACATTACCCAACAATACTGTTTCTTCACTTTCCATTTGTACTACAAACGCTTCTTCCATAGCTTGAAATTTTGGTGCTACCATATCCATATCCTTACTGATTTTCTGGCTTGTGATCTTTGCATAAATCTGTGTGGTAGAAATATTTTTATGCCCCATCATTTTGCTAAGGCTTTCAAGCGGTACACCCTCAGTTAAAAACATTGTAGCGAATGTATGACGTGCCGTGTGGAACGTAACTTTCTGTTCTGTTACGATTTCAGCTTCCTCAATCAATTTCTTTAAATGGGTATTACAGGTAGCATTGGACGGAACCGGAAATACATACTCATTTCGAGTAACACCCCTGTACTTTTCAATAATACGCTTTGGGATTTCTAGTAAACGGACGTTCGAGGCAACATCTGATTTTTTTCTCCTGCTAATGATCCA encodes the following:
- a CDS encoding PRTRC system protein E, encoding MNTNFFNQIQALDFTGVLQLNISKGAENNLIVSVLLNNEQCGDSAKNLIPPLTFNATPQEFDEGFFEQIKAPIQTVSGVMVDMEKFIKQMEEVKKQSAMEKEKTEKAKKEKEAKDKKFKDGMAKADELEKEGKFREAWMKVPDVTEFPEKADEIRKLKTSLSDKFATPSLFGAMEETTPEPPKTEEVKADYPVDETDEEE
- a CDS encoding DUF932 domain-containing protein, whose translation is MAHNINFNEQTGRYSFFSVKQKAWHGLGQIVEQYPTSEEAIRHAGLDYEVVKSPLFTKGSGIVETANGIEIGSSELEVPNYFANIRTDNNAVLGVVGKDYHIVQNREAFNFFDAIVGGGEGILYETAGALGNGERIFITAKLPDYIRVGNGDDVTEKYIFLTTSHDGSGSITAAFTPIRIVCQNTLNASLRNMTNVVRIKHTSGAKQRIENAHKIMGLANTLSNQLENIFNNWSKVRVTDQEVKKLIQLALCPNKETLDLLKKGAEDEVSTVFKNVVDDAFRYAMLSDTQQMDTTKGTLFGAYNAVTGYYQNVRNYKNDEAKLQSIVMGGTAQLKSQKAFELCTAFALDGAEILNLN
- a CDS encoding single-stranded DNA-binding protein; this encodes MNIIGRLTRDAEVRTTSQDKQVVNFSVATNDSYKNKQGERIEQTTYFDCSYWISAKVATLLTKGTLVELTGRVSTRAWTGNDGEPRAGLNFHTSNIKLYGGGKRTETVQATAQAGSTAGQGTEDDLPF